The following proteins are encoded in a genomic region of Phormidium yuhuli AB48:
- a CDS encoding pentapeptide repeat-containing protein — protein sequence MNDPIPNQNDIELNTEKAGGVAGKVDRDQIVAETYIQVNNPAPTENAVLTLDIDPSKYTQEELAALMENIMKSVSIIGDGTLKLAYYKKGSIKLFLNGSPEDIAELQRLINSKESTQIEGHNITEIQETTPEEDAKISLIKQVKAGKKNLSGADLSGADLSGVDLSIANLNGTNLDGANLNGAYLNGADLRGANLSAANLSGANLSEADLSGADLREAYLARAYLFRAYLFRANLNGANLNEANLIRANLSGANLNRTDLNRAYFTRANLDGANLSGADLRGADLSEAYLARADLSEADLREADLSEAYLRDADFTEANLKNATVIQARFGHNQGIDEALKTALITRGAIFEDSPGDRSSVPTLI from the coding sequence ATGAATGACCCTATCCCTAATCAGAATGATATCGAGTTAAATACTGAAAAAGCTGGGGGTGTTGCGGGGAAAGTTGACCGTGACCAGATAGTTGCTGAGACTTACATCCAAGTCAATAATCCTGCTCCCACTGAGAATGCTGTTCTGACGCTTGATATTGACCCGTCGAAATACACGCAGGAAGAATTAGCAGCATTGATGGAAAATATAATGAAGTCGGTGAGCATTATAGGAGATGGAACATTAAAACTGGCATATTATAAGAAAGGAAGTATCAAATTATTTCTGAATGGCTCACCAGAAGATATTGCGGAACTTCAGCGGTTAATAAACTCAAAAGAATCAACTCAAATAGAAGGTCATAATATTACAGAAATTCAGGAAACTACCCCAGAAGAAGACGCGAAAATTTCTCTGATTAAACAGGTTAAAGCAGGTAAAAAAAATCTGAGTGGAGCTGACTTAAGTGGTGCTGACTTAAGTGGTGTTGACTTGAGTATTGCTAACCTCAATGGGACTAACCTGGATGGGGCTAACCTCAATGGGGCTTACTTGAATGGGGCTGACCTGCGTGGAGCTAACCTCAGTGCAGCTAACCTCAGTGGGGCTAACCTCAGTGAGGCTGACCTGAGTGGGGCTGACCTGCGTGAGGCTTACCTGGCTAGGGCTTACCTGTTTAGGGCTTACCTGTTTAGGGCCAACCTGAATGGAGCTAACTTGAATGAGGCTAACCTGATTAGGGCTAACCTGAGTGGGGCTAACCTCAATAGGACTGACCTGAATAGGGCTTATTTCACTAGGGCTAACCTGGATGGGGCTAACCTGAGTGGGGCTGACCTGCGTGGGGCTGACCTGAGTGAGGCTTACTTGGCTAGGGCTGACCTGAGTGAGGCTGACCTGCGTGAGGCTGACCTGAGTGAGGCTTACCTGAGAGATGCTGACTTCACCGAGGCTAACCTTAAAAATGCCACGGTTATCCAAGCCCGGTTTGGACACAACCAAGGCATTGATGAAGCTCTAAAAACTGCTCTCATCACGAGAGGTGCCATCTTTGAAGATTCTCCAGGCGATCGCTCATCCGTCCCCACCCTCATCTAA